A genomic segment from Borrelia puertoricensis encodes:
- a CDS encoding P12 family lipoprotein — translation MKRNILSVCMLALLCLLSCDMNALNDLLNEVREKVLDESKDNKYLNHEQGNQEQKEVVIDSLEEGVEIQQDMEVKPVNAGFEVFRQEYPYYPQEEVIKIEEKDLVPSTESEKEAQAEIEKVKGALGDSGFQQLIKNALELKDRCERGRADFYDIMGKIQSERISLTKKRKENIEKIRKLTQLQNKLNDERSNLERLMNEVEVGLNERSSAKYFFEDSEKILKEAITDRLRNNKRRSYWSRRGNGDFLARKARSNAESSLEQLESSSVKLIEAMAKIKEIEELISEAKSALGNLSR, via the coding sequence ATGAAGAGAAATATTTTATCAGTATGTATGTTAGCATTATTATGTTTGTTATCATGTGATATGAATGCCCTTAATGATTTATTAAATGAAGTAAGGGAAAAGGTTTTAGATGAAAGCAAAGATAATAAATATTTAAACCATGAACAAGGAAATCAGGAACAAAAAGAAGTTGTTATAGATTCTCTTGAAGAAGGAGTAGAAATACAACAAGACATGGAAGTAAAACCTGTTAATGCGGGATTTGAGGTGTTTAGGCAAGAGTATCCATACTATCCTCAAGAAGAAGTAATAAAAATAGAAGAAAAAGATTTAGTTCCAAGTACTGAATCCGAAAAAGAAGCACAAGCAGAAATTGAAAAAGTAAAAGGTGCTCTTGGAGATTCTGGATTCCAGCAATTAATTAAGAATGCACTTGAGCTTAAAGATAGATGTGAGCGAGGAAGAGCTGATTTTTATGATATAATGGGAAAAATTCAGAGTGAAAGAATATCACTAACCAAAAAGCGTAAGGAAAATATAGAAAAGATAAGAAAGTTAACTCAATTGCAAAATAAGTTAAATGATGAAAGGTCTAATCTCGAGAGGCTTATGAATGAAGTTGAGGTTGGACTTAATGAAAGAAGTTCTGCAAAATATTTTTTTGAAGATTCTGAAAAGATTTTAAAAGAAGCTATTACTGACAGATTAAGAAATAACAAACGTAGAAGTTACTGGTCAAGAAGAGGGAATGGTGATTTTCTAGCTAGAAAGGCACGAAGTAATGCGGAAAGTTCTTTAGAACAACTAGAATCTTCTTCTGTGAAGTTAATTGAAGCAATGGCAAAGATAAAAGAAATAGAAGAACTTATTAGTGAGGCAAAGTCTGCTCTAGGTAATCTTTCAAGATAG
- a CDS encoding variable large family protein, with the protein MYFFYFFIILLSCGSGTTSAEDPKTTFLNSIANLGKGFLDVFTSLSDMITGAFGIKAETKKSDIGNYFTSIEKAMNTVKEKLQDQVEKNGNYLKIKEVVDNFITNTLDKIADGAKTAATGATGNDAIGNATSAGHGATPADKDSVISLVKGIKTIVDLVLKDKGDAGATKTGEDDKKDVGNLFADANGKDDAKEENIAKASASIGSVTGADILQAIAKSTENPTANSTDGIEKATDAAEIAIAPAVNGKKEIKDAAKKDAVIAAGIALRAMAKDGKFAAKNEAKSAHAVNGATASAVGKTLSTLIIAIRNTVDSGLKTISDALATVTQEDKSVDSTTPAETAIGR; encoded by the coding sequence ATTTACTTCTTTTACTTCTTTATTATACTTCTTAGTTGTGGCAGTGGTACTACTAGTGCTGAGGATCCTAAAACCACATTCTTAAACTCTATTGCTAATTTAGGTAAAGGGTTCTTAGATGTTTTTACTTCTCTTTCTGATATGATTACTGGGGCTTTTGGTATTAAGGCTGAGACTAAGAAATCTGATATTGGTAACTATTTCACTTCTATTGAAAAAGCTATGAACACAGTTAAAGAGAAATTACAAGATCAAGTTGAAAAGAATGGTAACTATCTAAAGATAAAGGAAGTTGTTGATAACTTTATCACTAACACATTAGACAAGATCGCTGATGGGGCTAAGACTGCTGCTACTGGGGCTACTGGTAACGATGCTATTGGTAATGCTACTTCGGCTGGACATGGGGCTACTCCTGCTGACAAAGACTCTGTTATCTCCTTAGTTAAAGGAATTAAAACTATTGTTGATTTGGTTTTAAAAGATAAGGGTGATGCAGGTGCTACTAAAACAGGAGAGGATGATAAAAAGGATGTTGGTAATCTATTTGCTGATGCGAATGGTAAAGATGATGCTAAAGAAGAAAATATTGCAAAGGCATCAGCTAGTATTGGTTCAGTGACCGGGGCTGACATTTTGCAAGCTATTGCTAAATCCACAGAAAATCCTACTGCAAATAGTACTGATGGAATTGAAAAAGCTACAGATGCTGCTGAGATTGCTATTGCTCCGGCTGTTAACGGCAAAAAAGAAATTAAAGATGCTGCAAAGAAAGACGCTGTTATTGCTGCTGGTATTGCACTTCGGGCAATGGCTAAAGATGGTAAGTTTGCTGCTAAGAATGAAGCAAAATCTGCTCATGCAGTTAATGGGGCAACTGCTAGTGCTGTTGGTAAGACTTTAAGTACTCTAATAATAGCAATAAGAAATACTGTTGATAGTGGTTTAAAGACAATTAGTGATGCTCTTGCTACAGTTACACAAGAAGATAAATCTGTAGATTCTACTACACCCGCAGAAACAGCAATTGGTAGGTAA
- a CDS encoding variable large family protein, translated as MKRITLCALFLTLFLLLGCGSGTTKMEDPQSRFLKSVISLGNDFLNVFTSLSDMVGGVLGFNTTTKKSDVGNYFKTMHDTLSSTKTSLEKIVADMKSDNNPNAEATDTAVKSLITNTLDQIIQGAKTASEAIGTDSNDLLGNVAAQNNGGAAGSEVDKLVKGIKSIVDVVLGEKKGNSDAGDDKKASDGSTARTAAAGDGESGKLFATGAGAVGDVNNSKKVAADAAKAVGAVTGADILQAMIKDDGDAVKLATSQNAGAAPKDATIAGGIALRAMAKNGKFAGPSAAADDAVTAVKGAAISAVTKALDTLTIAIRNTIDSGLKTIKDAMNINPTDTTLTNDNQASEAKKN; from the coding sequence ATGAAAAGAATTACTTTATGTGCGTTATTTTTGACTTTATTTTTACTTCTTGGCTGTGGCAGTGGTACTACTAAGATGGAAGATCCTCAGAGTAGGTTCTTAAAGTCTGTGATTAGTTTAGGTAATGATTTCTTAAATGTTTTTACTTCCCTTTCTGATATGGTTGGAGGGGTTTTAGGTTTTAATACTACTACTAAAAAATCTGATGTTGGGAACTATTTTAAGACTATGCATGATACTCTTTCATCTACTAAGACATCTCTTGAGAAAATTGTTGCTGACATGAAATCTGATAATAATCCTAATGCAGAGGCTACTGATACCGCTGTAAAATCTCTAATTACTAATACTCTTGATCAAATAATCCAGGGTGCTAAGACTGCTAGTGAGGCTATTGGTACTGATAGTAATGACCTGCTTGGTAATGTTGCTGCTCAGAATAACGGTGGTGCTGCTGGTAGTGAAGTCGATAAACTAGTAAAGGGTATTAAATCAATTGTAGATGTGGTACTTGGTGAAAAAAAAGGAAATTCCGATGCTGGGGATGATAAAAAGGCTAGTGATGGTTCTACTGCAAGAACCGCTGCTGCTGGGGATGGTGAATCAGGTAAATTATTTGCTACTGGTGCGGGAGCTGTTGGTGATGTTAACAATTCAAAAAAGGTTGCAGCTGATGCTGCTAAAGCTGTTGGGGCTGTAACTGGCGCTGACATTTTACAAGCTATGATTAAGGATGATGGTGATGCTGTTAAATTAGCTACTTCTCAGAATGCTGGAGCTGCCCCTAAAGATGCTACTATTGCAGGAGGTATAGCACTGCGAGCGATGGCTAAGAATGGTAAATTTGCTGGTCCTAGTGCTGCTGCTGATGATGCTGTTACTGCAGTTAAAGGTGCAGCAATAAGTGCAGTTACTAAAGCATTAGATACTTTAACAATAGCAATAAGAAATACTATTGACTCAGGCCTTAAAACTATTAAAGATGCTATGAATATTAATCCTACTGATACTACTTTAACTAATGATAATCAGGCTTCTGAAGCTAAGAAAAACTAG